TCCCAGCCAAAGAGAAACAGATCACCCAGCAGGCAGACAGTATTAATAACTCCGCGTCCCAGAGCATGAATCAGGGTGTCTCGAGGGACTGTAGGAGAAGCAGATGACATTAATTCTTTCCAGTTCAGACTTTACTATATCCATTAATAGAAGCTTCCGCGGGCGGCAGGTTAATGGATTTTCGGATTTGAATCGAGACCATTTCTACGGTGCCGGCTCAAATCGGCCCCTGGGGGATTTTCTAAGCAGAAGGGCACATTTTTTGTATTGACTCTTTCCGTACGACCTTTTCTCCTGATAAAATGCATCAAGATCAGTTGAATTGATAAATTGGGGTGTATCTCCAAGTCACATATTGATTTAATGCACGTCGGTCACTCCCGAAACTGGTCAAACGGATCGATCAACTTCGATGTGCTACCCACTTTGACACCAAATCCGATGAACAACCGAGAAAGTAAGGATAGGTAAAATGAGATTTTTTTCTGTCGCGCTGATTTCCGTTATCTCTTTTAGTCAGGTTGCTCCCCTGTCAGCCGAGGATAAAAAAGCCAATCCCGCCTCTGAACAGGCCAAAGCCAAAGTCATCGCCGCGGGAGGATCCGTTCTGGAACTGGCACAGAATGATGACCGACTCGAAATCGCCTTTCACCTGTCAGACCAGAAAATCACTGATGAGACCCTCAAAACCCTCGCGGGACTCTCGAAAGTCGCTTCACTCAACCTGCGTGGCACAGAAGTGACATCCGCCGGTCTGGTACAGCTCCAGGGGCTGAAAGATCTGACCCATTTGCACCTGGAAAAAACCAAGGTCAACGATGCCGGCCTTAAACACCTGCAGCAACTCCCCAATCTGGAATATCTGAATCTGTATGGCGATGACATCACAGACGCTGGTCTTTCCCAGCTGAGCTCACTGAAAAAACTAAAACGACTTTACGTCTGGCAGACAAAAGTCACCCGTCCCGCGGGACTGGCGCTGCAGGAACAGATTACTGGTCTGGAAGTCATCGGTTTGCCCGAAGAGCCCAAACCGGTAGCAGCCGAAAAACCAGAACTCCCCAAACCGGCAGAAAAGAAACCGGAAGCGAAAAAGACCGCTGAGAAAAAACCAGAGCCCAAAAAAGAAAAGAAACCAGACCCCAAGCCTGCTAAGAAGAAAGCAGAAAAGAAACCCGCTGAAAAGCCAGCAGAAAAGAAAGAGGCTGCCAAACAGCCAGAGAAAAAAGAAAAAAACAAGTGATCCGGATCGAATAACAGATTAAAACGCAGGGCTGTCACAGTCCTGCGTTTTTTTACTTACTGATGAAGAGTCGCTCACTTTCCCAGAGCGCATCACATTTAACTATAGTATCACACAATCTACTATACTCGGTCCAAATGGTCCTGGAGACGCTACAGTAAAACTGGAGACAGTCCAGAGGCTGTCTTTCTGACCTGAACAGCCGACTGGACACTGATTCGTGTCCCACCAGTTTGCGTAAAATCTCATCAATCCAGTTACAAACGTGATCACTCTGGCAGTAAAAGCATGTTACAATGCTGCGTGAGCTACGACTGGAAATTCACCATTGAACAGTGTGATCGACTTCAAATTAAAATCACATAAAAACAAGTCAGAACCGACCGGGGAGAGAGCGCCTTTGGAAATCGCACACCATCAGGAGATTATTGCTCCCGTCGAAGTCGTATTCAGCTACCTGAATGACGATGAAAAAATGAAACTCTGGATGCAAGGCCTGGAATCGATTGAATATCCCAAGGGGAAAAAACCGGGATATAAAGTCGGGGCAAAATTCATCCATACG
The sequence above is a segment of the Gimesia algae genome. Coding sequences within it:
- a CDS encoding leucine-rich repeat domain-containing protein; this translates as MRFFSVALISVISFSQVAPLSAEDKKANPASEQAKAKVIAAGGSVLELAQNDDRLEIAFHLSDQKITDETLKTLAGLSKVASLNLRGTEVTSAGLVQLQGLKDLTHLHLEKTKVNDAGLKHLQQLPNLEYLNLYGDDITDAGLSQLSSLKKLKRLYVWQTKVTRPAGLALQEQITGLEVIGLPEEPKPVAAEKPELPKPAEKKPEAKKTAEKKPEPKKEKKPDPKPAKKKAEKKPAEKPAEKKEAAKQPEKKEKNK